The following proteins are co-located in the Plasmodium brasilianum strain Bolivian I chromosome 11, whole genome shotgun sequence genome:
- a CDS encoding CCR4 domain-containing protein 2: protein MYFTKNSVIPFFLKKTFKANRLLKNENKNLECIYIRNNICIGKTKIMNRYKNTGTKKFHNKPIYHSVNETVENKLKDSYYRNIGTNIRNSNNNRKDVKGVKGVILNKNISSCVNSFKVNEDITTMDHLPGNFEDINLITAETKFKNENPEYISNNYNDIITKGKANNSELIKYIRKKRKKKYIFKEFSVFSFNILANSLVDYKYESNCSNVMKWINRKELIYQCIMNKLSDIICLQEIEESYFMELENKLKLLHYKGLFLKKKKETCKDGICIFYNTRVFELLFFDEIIYDKSLLLKKWHVGLITALRNLHSKKIEYYDEDMNCNNSMEDNKERINASDFLFHVNDIVIVSNTHLIFDSCKGDVKLYQLCYMSYRLIVMINKCINYLKSNVKGGKYGSEEKGRQNEEEKQVEEKEYEDEEKAEKEEKKKNESNTFLKPGVIFCGDLNITPNSLLYYYIINRYINLKNINLKNISGQYLMFKKQYYFYNYLNGNEIKKMFDESILNDLKNEQCSKSLIENIKKESLFSFFKNEDILDEEHLINIFSDMKGASLKNYNSYEYNFYRLKNEDKNEQLSNNDVQKKKRKCSFIEQVEEDYKFSEQFAEINEEKESGNNNCKLCEITVRKEKEKEEMEIVENEEQEDFILYYPLYFESIYNSCVDNRIEKSCYKYDTIDELNNKENNLVLSDIPFTVFHGKQKGCVDYIFYSYKNLKKISCTSFPAFGKLAKYGCLPNEKYSSSDHLYLHATLVRWTDE from the coding sequence atgtattttacaaaaaatagtgtaataccattttttttgaaaaaaacattCAAAGCGAATAgactattaaaaaatgaaaacaaaaatttagaatgtatatatattaggaataatatatgtatagggAAGACCAAAATTATGaatagatataaaaatactgGAACTAAGAAATTTCACAATAAACCGATATATCATAGTGTAAATGAAACAGTTGAAAATAAGTTAAAAGATAGTTACTATAGAAATATAGGCACGAATATaagaaatagtaataataacagaaaAGACGTAAAAGGTGTAAAAGGAGTGattttgaataaaaacaTCTCTAGCTGTGTAAATTCATTCAAGGTAAATGAAGATATTACTACCATGGATCATCTTCCAGGAAATTTTGAGGATATAAATCTGATAACAGCAGAAACGAaattcaaaaatgaaaatccTGAGTATATATcgaataattataatgatattattacaaaGGGGAAAGCAAACAATtcagaattaataaaatatattaggaagaaaagaaaaaaaaaatatatatttaaagaattttCCGTTTTCTCATTCAACATACTAGCAAATAGCTTAGTTGATTATAAATATGAGAGCAACTGTTCTAACGTTATGAAATGGATTAATAGAAAAGAATTGATTTATCAATGTATTATGAACAAGTTATCAGACATAATATGTTTACAAGAAATAGAAGAATCTTATTTTATGGAATTAgaaaataaactaaaattattacattacaaagggttatttttaaaaaagaaaaaagaaacgtGTAAAGATGGTATATGCATCTTTTATAATACAAGAgtttttgaattattattttttgacgAAATTATCTATGACAAATCGCTACTTTTGAAAAAATGGCATGTAGGTTTAATAACAGCCTTACGAAATTTACATtcgaaaaaaatagaatattatGATGAAGATATGAACTGTAATAACAGTATGGAGGATAACAAAGAAAGGATTAACGCGTCTGACTTTTTATTTCATGTAAATGATATTGTTATTGTTTCCAACACACATTTAATCTTTGATTCTTGTAAAGGTGATGTTAAGTTGTATCAGTTATGTTACATGTCTTATCGCTTAATTGttatgataaataaatgcattaattatttaaagagTAATGTAAAAGGAGGTAAATATGGATCTGAGGAAAAAGGTAGACAAAACGAGGAAGAAAAACAAGTAGAAGAAAAGGAATATGAGGACGAAGAAAAAGCAGAAaaggaagagaaaaaaaaaaacgagaGTAACACTTTTCTAAAGCCTGGTGTTATTTTTTGCGGAGATTTAAACATAACACCTAATAGTTTACtatactattatataattaacagATACATAAATCTgaagaatataaatttaaaaaatatatctggtcaatatttaatgtttaaaaagcagtattatttttataactatttaaatggaaatgaaattaaaaaaatgtttgatGAAAGTATATtgaatgatttaaaaaatgaacaatgTAGTAAAAGCTTAATTGAAAACATAAAGAAAGAATcgttattttcatttttcaagaATGAAGATATACTAGATGAAGAACatttaataaacatattttcagATATGAAGGGCGCGagtttgaaaaattataattcatatgagtataatttttacagaTTAAAGAATGAGGATAAAAATGAGCAACTCTCAAATAATGatgtccaaaaaaaaaaaagaaaatgttcTTTCATTGAACAGGTCGAGGAAGACTACAAATTCAGTGAACAATTCGCAGagataaatgaagaaaaagaaagtgggaataataattgtaaattatGCGAAATAACTGTTAGGAAGGagaaagaaaaggaagaaatggAAATAGTTGAGAATGAAGAACAGGAGGATTTTATACTATACTATCCCTTATATTTTgaaagtatatataacagCTGTGTGGATAATCGAATAGAAAAATCCTGTTACAAGTATGATACCATTgatgaattaaataataaagaaaacaaTTTAGTGTTAAGTGATATTCCATTTACTGTTTTTCATGGAAAGCAAAAAGGATGCGTcgattatatattttattcatataaaaatttgaag
- a CDS encoding polyubiquitin binding protein: MEDSEYELRGILSGHKKGVRCLCVIHKNLFDELKGCELKFDYIVSADCNGTILVWKRGERKVLKDEEKCSKEGDSVSLLYNDDYELYKKIEIHEKFVYALCNSKYVGINELKNCKEKVEEHLYVYSGGNDRNIYLFNLNGFIELVLQGHKNSICSIIEQSEHILLSGDWNGEVFIWRIQKNENEKGTENSANNSTIISNSIDNIGNAKNTFSGNKYTYSILKILKNHKHAAYVNCFNDLILTISQNNILHIWNTEGEKADEIKNVHNDSVRDIILFNENKNAITFSNDENIHIYDSNFNLLKIYKGHQGFIFYVCVNEKEKIMYSCSDDKTVKIWCIKDIFELMEKYDIRNLKNQHLMNNENFSCLQTINLTDTMWSVKMLGNNDIVCACNDSYIRIYTNKKEHKLRKQIIDEIEKSISSKNNNKNSLNDENVNSIENMGNVIGKEGEIKIFKNKDKYEAYKYEKNAWMLIGDVVDDAKSDKKFYIGDHLFKQGYYDELFSIDTGYGTIKQLPYNRNDNIHVIAEKFCKRECISISHIKSIVDFINQNCLVKSDKDHTAMENGNYNNNNSNNNNINNKKKKFNTILNVFTVQKASLDKIFEKIKEFNLFLKSEEEEKYKLTDEEMNSLSNIINTYKTNLKNSYKFNTADINLIIKLFNWSPFHIFPVIDLLRVLVLNKNSDFLYNNKYTINAFKLVYDCISYYMNNSASLKENEENKLNSLLLCCLRFYLNMFSLSTPRYYMFKKCNFIVKQFSEMKSNNLNINILYIKVFFNYVITLNENNDNELRKTLFEVIHSIGNKIHDIEFLYTYSLCFHTSFDTYTKQTQEIIKKYDTTNFIKNKLNSLLSQKNEQNEKFFKNTGLILEDISH, encoded by the exons ATGGAAG ATAGCGAATACGAGTTAAGGGGCATTTTGAGCGGACATAAAAAAGGAGTAAGGTGCTTATGTGTTATACACAAAAATCTGTTTGACGAATTAAAAGGTTGTGAATTAAAATTCGACTATATAGTTAGCGCGGATTGTAATGGTACAATTCTGGTGTGGAAAAGAGGAGAAAGGAAAGTGTTAAAGgatgaagaaaaatgtaGTAAAGAGGGAGACTCCGTTTCGCTCCTATATAATGATGATTacgaattatataaaaaaatagaaattcaTGAAAAATTTGTTTACGCCTTGTGCAATAGTAAATATGTAGGTATAAacgaattaaaaaattgtaaagaAAAAGTGGAAGAGCACTTATATGTTTACAGTGGAGGAAACGATCGAAatatttacctttttaatttaaatggCTTTATAGAATTGGTATTGCAAGGGCATAAAAACAGTATATGTAGTATAATAGAACAAAGTGAACATATTCTGTTAAGCGGTGATTGGAATGGAGAAGTTTTTATTTGGAGGATtcagaaaaatgaaaatgaaaagggaACAGAAAATTCTGCTAATAATAGTACTATTATCAGCAACAGTATTGATAACATTGGGAATGCAAAAAACACTTTTAGTGGAAACAAATACACCTATagcatattaaaaatattaaaaaatcataaaCATGCTGCATACGTAAATTGCTTTAACGATTTAATACTGACAATAtcacaaaataatattttacatatttggAACACAGAAGGGGAAAAAGCggatgaaattaaaaatgttcacAATGATAGTGTTCGGGATATAATactatttaatgaaaataagaatgctattacattttcaaatgatgaaaatattcatatatatgactctaattttaatttactaaaaatttataaaggACATCAAGGGTTTATCTTTTACGTATgtgtaaatgaaaaagaaaaaattatgtacagTTGTAGTGATGACAAAACTGTAAAGATATGGTGtattaaagatatttttgaattaatggaaaaatatgatataagAAATTTAAAGAATCAACATCTaatgaataatgaaaattttagtTGTTTACAAACCATTAATTTAACAGATACCATGTGGAGCGTTAAAATGTTAGGAAATAATGATATTGTTTGTGCGTGTAATGATAGttatattagaatatataCTAACAAAAAAGAGCACAAATTACGCAAGCAAATAATTGatgaaattgaaaaaagtattagtagtaaaaataataataaaaatagcttaaatgatgaaaatgtaaattcCATAGAGAATATGGGAAATGTCATAGGAAAAGAAggagaaattaaaattttcaaaaataaagataaatatgaagcatataaatatgaaaaaaatgcttGGATGCTCATTGGTGATGTTGTAGATGATGCTAAGTccgataaaaaattttatattggGGATCATTTATTCAAACAAGGGTATTATGATGAACTGTTTTCCATTGATACAGGTTATGGAACTATAAAACAATTACCTTATAATAGAAATGATAATATTCACGTAATTGCCgaaaaattttgcaaaagAGAATGTATATCTATAAGTCATATAAAATCTATTGTTGATTTTATTAATCAGAATTGTCTAGTTAAAAGTGATAAAGATCATACTGCTATGGAAAAtggaaattataataataacaacagtaataataataatattaataataaaaaaaaaaaatttaacactATTTTAAACGTTTTTACAGTACAAAAAGCTTCATTAGATAAAATCttcgaaaaaattaaagaatttaatttatttctcAAAAGTGAGGAAGAggagaaatataaattaactGATGAAGAAATGAATTCTTTGtctaatattataaatacttaCAAAACCAATTTGAAAAATTCgtataaatttaatacaGCTGATATAAATCTtattataaaactttttaattgGTCtccttttcatatatttccaGTGATAGATTTATTAAGAGTATtagtattaaataaaaactcagattttttatataataataaatacacaaTAAATGCTTTTAAGTTAGTATATGACTGTATATCTTATTATATGAACAACTCAGCAagtttaaaagaaaatgaggAGAACAAGTTAAATTCCTTGCTATTATGTTGTCTTCGTTTTTATCTAAATATGTTTAGTTTATCAACACCAagatattatatgtttaaaaagTGTAATTTTATTGTGAAACAATTTTCCGAAATGAAAtccaataatttaaatattaatatattatatataaaagtattttttaattatgttatcacattaaatgaaaataatgataatgaattAAGAAAAACACTATTTGAAGTTATTCATTCTATTGGTAATAAAATACATGATATAGAATTCTTATACACATATTCATTGTGTTTTCATACGTCTTTTGATACGTATACAAAACAGACccaagaaattataaaaaaatatgatacaactaactttattaaaaacaaattaaattcaTTACTCTCTCAAAAAAATGAGCAAAATGAAaagtttttcaaaaatactGGTTTAATTTTGGAAGACATATCCCACTGA
- a CDS encoding 50S ribosomal protein L9, which produces MFGIKAFLNLQKFFMSSYLNYNKYTIKRKTYIAAVESKYTYIVLLNNVSHIGEKGEIIKVKRGYARNLIKDRRAVYATYENIDSYADKEKYKRTQQVHIKKGVEIKKDFEKYFTHLKNIDITIYLDVYKYTNDVSYNLYDFFNYVSNNYELDLTCQNLHKINYYKTMKHYNNNIYEQIYSDISNPNDLIIQNNVIFKYTGIYVIYYFLFMPNAKFLNEILFRIGSLQEYEMLKSEKKDKKMDIVYKIN; this is translated from the exons ATGTTTGGAATAAAAGCATTTTTGAACTTGCAGAAGTTCTTCATGAGCTcctatttaaattataacaagtacacgataaaaagaaaaacgtaTATAGCTGCAGTTGAAAGTAAATATACTTACATAGTATTGTTAAACAACGTAAGTCATATAGGTGAAAAAGGAGagataataaaagtaaaaagaggATATGCCCGAAACTTAATTAAAGATAGAAGAGCAGTATATGCTACTTATGAAAATATCGACAGCTATGctgataaagaaaaatacaaaagaaCACAACaagttcatataaaaaaaggtgtagaaataaaaaaggattttgaaaaatattttacacatttaaaaaatatagacattactatttatttagatgtatataaatatactaatGATGTATCATATAACTTGTAtgacttttttaattatgtctctaataattatgaattagATTTAACTTGtcaaaatttacataaaataaactatTATAAAACTATGAAacattataacaataatatatatgagcaGATTTATTCAGACATATCTAATCCCAATGACttaattattcaaaataatgtaatatttaaatatacaggAATTTAcgttatttattattttctcttcATGCCTAATGCGAAGTTTTTGAATGAAATTCTGTTTAGAATTGGATCCCTTCAGGAATATGA gaTGCTAAAAAGTGAAAAGAAAGATAAGAAAATGGATATCgtgtataaaattaattag
- a CDS encoding bifunctional polynucleotide phosphatase/kinase encodes MFQKHISHFEPPNSNWNIVEDSLIYRHVKEKEEKIYKKIFSFDLDNTLILSRTFFKPAQNEHDYIFYSDIIDFLKKKRSENYKIIIFSNQKGVSTGKISLRNVINRVDDVIDKIGIPLECYLALKNDKYRKPRTGMFNFAKQNNKCEIEEIIYVGDNANRIYDDNFKVKFINHLRYIYNKNNVNVNINEIAKRLQKDYTDTDLKFALNINATFYTPEELFLNIKNNLTVDFSFKPMNLYKNMEIKNEGEKENEQNLFLHLVRQNMEDTYSTYNESTISINNKDNKNPQTLLQNKEQKLIILIGAPGCGKTFLCENYFLGYTNINLDELKKRNKCINMLKNGIIQGKNVVIDGANIYAKNRLTYINEAKKINSNLKVNAIFFKYSKDLIFHLNTFKLITDKSKKMIDIPTVGIHSFYKYVEEPTANENFEKVIILNDENFVPTNFKNEEEKKLFFSYLY; translated from the exons ATGTTTCAGAAGCATATCTCTCATTTTGAACCACCTAATAGTAATTGGAATATA GTAGAAGACAGTTTGATATATCGTCATGTCAAAGAGAAGgaggaaaaaatttataaaaaaatattttcattcgATTTAGATAACACATTAATTCTATCTCGCACCTTTTTCAAGCCTGCACAAAATGAACAcgactatattttttactccGATATAATTGATTTCCTAAAAAAGAAGCGATCagagaattataaaattatcatattttctAACCAGAAAGGAGTAAGTACCGGTAAAATAAGTCTAcgaaatgttataaatagaGTTGATGATGTAATAGATAAAATAGGTATACCCTTAGAATGTTATTTagcattaaaaaatgataagtaTAGAAAACCTAGAACAGGCATGTTCAATTTTGCTAAACAGAATAATAAATGTGAAATagaagaaattatttatgtaggTGATAATGCAAACCGAATATATgatgataattttaaagtaaaatttattaaccatttaagatatatatataataaaaataatgtaaatgttaatataaatgaaatagcTAAAAGACTGCAGAAAGATTATACAGACACAGATTTAAAATTTGccttaaatataaatgccACCTTTTACACTCCTGAAgaattatttcttaatataaaaaataacttaACAGTGGACTTTTCTTTTAAACCTATgaatttgtataaaaatatggagataaaaaatgaaggCGAAAAAGAAAACGAACAAAATTTATTCCTTCATTTGGTTCGACAGAATATGGAAGACACGTATAGCACATATAATGAAAGTACCATTTCGATAAATAacaaagataataaaaaccCACAAACATTACTTCAAAATAAAGAACAAAAgctaataatattaatagggGCTCCTGGTTGCGGCAAAACGTTTTTGtgtgaaaattattttcttggTTATACGAATATTAATTTAGacgaattaaaaaaaagaaataaatgcataaatatgttaaaaaatggTATTATTCAGGGAAAAAATGTAGTAATAGATggtgcaaatatatatgcaaagaACAGACTAACGTACATCAATGAAgcgaaaaaaattaacagtaATTTAAAGGTTAAcgctatattttttaagtactCAAAAGATTTAATCTTTCATTTAAAtacttttaaattaattacagacaaatcaaaaaaaatgattgaTATTCCTACTGTTGGTATTCactctttttataaatacgtTGAAGAACCGACagcaaatgaaaattttgaaaaagttataattttaaatgatgaaaattttgTGCCAacgaattttaaaaatgaggaagaaaaaaagctgtttttttcatatttatattaa
- a CDS encoding hypothetical protein (conserved Plasmodium protein) → MKQFNPSCSTQYEVTSSSKENNKLTNCVISEIFKLELKDILKNLSNEKEINDSIDFVNDKINTLCNFINKTAKEKYEYFYKYIDRLRNAQNTKKWNTYDLANIEKKYNANYEHLRKKKKQVLSLINQKRCLIEIEKIVRLYEITDIEIKNLCDEIKSNKHLDLFNFGKIDSEMEKVGNSSNNNMSNNSQNSIDHNNININGGEYFEMSDTDGHTNASFNLNFSLFVKYIKRLTNLRNFIVYHNIQNISLFDLSLKKIKLYESYIINICVSYLSNSFLEDENYENKVKHCLNVFSYLNMEKDCLKKILINKINRVTLYISNIKKQNRNVRKSFFLILQYCKNSIDQISYINEIIKDNYYMEEIIKIEKEKEKEKTFDHSSYSSYTNDSFNEGKKCNTIHIYSEFYVPYMNVLINNKVNKFIKKEDILYVLNLIEEFLHIIRNKNDFKVHEKDLLQNLFSKEYEEITFNSINKLVNLVEMLFQKTNIRNNIEYEHDYNFPTIFDIKNYVDVFYKELFTHIFYPHVFRKIIVSCNNSLLLLSNNLNNLKQNINVHIEIDKKNKYITFDLNHKSFKYNLELFLISRQLLRYLIYNLAQLKRKIREIKSCTMKVRAVQAINGKYEISNFLLNKARDEIEDEDENMRGNEHLSQTNYSDNYLIMLSFKESYDDFFNFQDYLNNYFSDNLLYIEEEENKEKKRMENHEMRKKKEKERITDVRTNITTKLKVEIEQNAANLPKDKSNHEDENEKEDKYEDEAKKLANFEINFISDKQKKKKNFFDLIELEKGVCELNNVVNSCIYEYFESFEKKVISYFKDNLEMLSTDDVHSLFDQLCVYFNDNIIHCIPLYECTQMINNLINRIIIYLITFSSYYSINQMDIYLFKYYESLQKIAFNIAGTSLNFDYKLCTLFKKSVDIKNGKEVYEDIPPFFLAITFVILHGGKVIVDHMNITEEKFINLLIDHLKNPIQETGNKVSNSQNLNIILNKYAKNMLNKKDNSAKPR, encoded by the exons ATGAAGCAATTTAATCCTAGTTGCTCTACCCAATATGAAGTCACTTCCAGTAGTAAGGAAAACAACAAATTGACAAACTGCGTCATTAGTGAAATTTTTAAACTAGagttaaaagatatattgaAAAACCTTTCGaacgaaaaagaaattaatgaTAGTATAGATTTTGtgaatgataaaataaacacaTTATGCAATTTTATCAACAAAACTgctaaagaaaaatatgaatatttttataaatacattgaCAGATTAAGAAATGCAcagaatacaaaaaaatggaatacaTATGACTTAgcaaatattgaaaaaaaatataatgcaaattatgaacatttaaggaaaaaaaaaaaacaggtATTATCATTAATCAACCAAAAAAGATGTTTAATCGAAATTGAGAAAATTGTAAGATTATACGAAATAACggatatagaaataaaaaatttatgtgatgaaataaaaagcaaTAAACACTTGGACTTATTCAATTTTGGTAAAATCGACAGTGAAATGGAAAAAGTGGGAAacagtagtaataacaatatgaGTAATAATTCCCAAAATTCCATTGATcacaataatattaatattaatggaGGCGAATACTTTGAAATGTCAGACACGGATGGACATACCAATGCTTCCTTCAATTTAAACTTTAGCctttttgtaaaatacataaagAGATTAACTAATTTGAGAAATTTTATTGTGTAtcataatattcaaaatatatctCTATTTGATTTaagcttaaaaaaaataaagttgtATGAAagttacataataaatatatgtgttagCTATTTATCAAATAGTTTTTTGGAAGATGAAAATTATGAGAATAAGGTAAAACATTGCCTGAATGTGTTtagttatttaaatatggaaaaagattgtctaaaaaaaatactaattaataaaataaacagaGTAACTTTATACATTTCAAATATAAAGAAGCAAAACAGAAATGTAAGAAAaagttttttcttaattctacaatattgtaaaaatagtaTAGACCAAATTAGTTACATTAATGAGATTATTAAAGACAATTACTACAtggaagaaataataaaaattgaaaaagaaaaagaaaaagaaaaaacatttgATCATAGTAGTTATTCAAGTTATACAAATGACTCATTTAATGAAGGAAAAAAGTGTAAcactatacatatatatagcgAATTTTACGTACCATATATGAAcgtattaataaataataaagtaaataaatttataaaaaaggaagataTCCTATATGTGTTAAATTTAATTGAagaatttttacatattataagaaataagAATGATTTCAAGGTTCATGAGAAGGATTTgttacaaaatttatttagtaaagaatatgaagaaataacATTTAATTCTATTAACAAGCTTGTAAACTTAGTAGAGATGttatttcaaaaaacaaatataagaaataatatagaatACGAGCATGATTATAACTTCCCAACTATATTCGATATTAAGAATTATGTTgatgttttttataaagaattatttacacatatattttatcctCATGTATTTCGTAAAATTATAGTTTCTTGTAATAACTCTTTGTTGTTATTgagtaataatttaaataatttaaaacaaaatataaatgtgcaTATTGAGAtagataaaaagaataaatatatcaccTTTGACCTTAATCATAAAAGtttcaaatataatttagagctttttttaattagtaGACAACTTCTGAGatacttaatatataatttagcACAGCTcaagagaaaaataagagaaataaaaagttgTACTATGAAAGTTAGAGCTGTACAAGCGATCAAcggaaaatatgaaatatcgaattttttacttaacaAAGCAAGGGATGAGATAGAGGATGAAGATGAAAATATGAGGGGGAACGAACACCTTTCCCAGACGAATTATTCTGATAACTATTTGATTATGTTATCATTTAAGGAATCCTATGatgatttttttaattttcaagATTATTTAAACAATTACTTTTCTgataatttgttatatatagaagaagaggaaaacaaagaaaagaagagaatGGAAAATCATGagatgaggaaaaaaaaagaaaaagaaagaataacAGATGTAAGAACAAACATAACGACGAAACTAAAAGTAGAGATCGAGCAAAACGCTGCAAATTTACCAAAGGACAAATCTAATCACGaagatgaaaatgaaaaagaagacAAATATGAAGATGAAGCAAAGAAGCTAGctaattttgaaataaattttatctcCGAT aaacaaaaaaaaaaaaaaaattttttcgaTTTAATTGAATTAGAAAAAGGAGTATGTGAATTAAATAATGTAGTaaattcatgtatatatgaatattttgaaagttttgaaaagaaagttatatcttattttaaGGACAATTTGGAAATGTTAAGCACAGATGATGTGCATTCATTATTTGATCAGTTAtgtgtttattttaatgataacATAATTCATTGTATACCTTTATATGAATGTACGCAGatgataaataatttaattaatagaataataatttatttaattaccTTTTCAAGTTATTATTCAATTAACCAAATGGACATATatctatttaaatattatgaatcCCTTCAGAAAATTGCCTTTAATATAGCAGGGActtctttaaattttgatTATAAACTATGCACTCTTTTCAAAAAATCTGTGgacataaaaaatggaaaggaAGTTTATGAAGATATTCCTCCTTTTTTCCTTGCCATAACATTTGTGATTTTACACGGGGGAAAAGTCATAGTAGATCACATGA acaTAACAGAAGAAAAGTTTATTAATCTATTAATTGACCATTTGAAGAACCCCATTCAAGAAACGGGAAACAAAGTCAGCAACAGCCAAAACTTAAACATTATTCTTAACAAATATGccaaaaatatgttaaataaaaaggataattCTGCAAAGCCGCGTTAG